The following are encoded together in the Zingiber officinale cultivar Zhangliang chromosome 8A, Zo_v1.1, whole genome shotgun sequence genome:
- the LOC122012800 gene encoding two-component response regulator-like PRR1 isoform X3, with protein MGRERGEEEEEGRRRGLEEGVGVADAGRHHVLDRSKVRILLCDNDPKSSQDVLQLLCKCSYQVISVKSARRVIDVLNVQGSEIDIILAEVDLPMVKGFKMMKYIARNKELRHIPIIMMSAQDEISVVVKCLRLGAADYLVKPLRMNELLNLWTHMWRRRRMLNMREKDVFSHDFEMLLSDPSDANTNSTILISDDTDDQYMVMNPESKVLNNPECESNLSPIEATCKNSLDDVQSTLVDSDRAGRLLSLPKKTQLKVGESSAFLSYVKSNAPNRTPNVGVDMNSAPSLPWISEEHSIEVGGTHGNSKLVPEGYTVGNGVETSRRICNIDFQTPLLNQSSSTEEPQLRNEGSDTSCIPTLYPFPFCYRGMVNQTMIPSPGQMFQGGFNDVQAHTAPPLLPQYNQYNVVPYMPLIQSFPCLPMGTNSQSSHSATQWSSMPSSSAPEVKSSRTERRAAALVKFRQKRKDRCFDKKIRYEKRKSLAERRPRVRGQFAKQVNNADLNQNMFSGGDVDSEDDDEDGEPTSRDLDLVSSPEQNASD; from the exons ATGGGACGAGAGAGgggcgaagaggaggaagagggaagGAGGAGAGGCCTCGAAGAAGGTGTTGGTGTTGCTGATGCTGGTCGCCACCATGTCTTGGACCGAAGTAAGGTCAGGATTCTTCTTTGTGATAATGATCCCAAGAGTTCCCAAGATGTTCTACAGCTCCTCTGCAAGTGCTCCTACCAAG TAATTTCTGTGAAATCTGCTAGACGGGTGATTGACGTCCTTAATGTCCAAGGATCAGAAATTGATATCATTCTTGCAGAAGTTGACCTACCAATGGTCAAAGGATTCAAGATGATGAAATATATAGCAAGGAATAAGGAGCTGAGACACATTCCTATTATAA TGATGTCGGCTCAAGATGAGATTTCAGTGGTTGTAAAGTGTTTGCGACTTGGAGCAGCTGATTATTTAGTAAAGCCATTGCGCATGAATGAATTGTTGAACCTCTGGACCCATATGTGGAGAAGGCGGCGCATG CTTAATATGAGAGAGAAGGATGTCTTCAGCCATGATTTTGAGATGCTGTTATCAGATCCTAGTGACGCCAACACAAATAGTACAATTCTTATATCAGATGACACAGATGACCAATATATGGTCATGAATCCAGAATCGAAGGTGTTAAATAATCCTGAATGTGAG TCCAATCTCTCTCCCATCGAGGCTACCTGCAAAAATTCTTTGGACGATGTACAAAGTACTTTAGTTGATTCTGATCGGGCAG GGAGATTGTTATCTTTACCTAAGAAGACCCAGTTAAAAGTTGGTGAATCTTCTGCATTTTTGTCTTATGTTAAGTCAAATGCACCAAACAGAACCCCAAATGTTGGCGTTGACATGAACTCTGCTCCATCACTACCTTGGATTTCTGAAGAGCATTCTATTGAAGTAGGTGGTACTCACGGCAACAGCAAATTGGTGCCAGAAGGTTATACTGTTGGAAATGGTGTCGAAACAAGCAGGAGGATATGCAATATTGACTTTCAGACACCATTATTAAACCAATCTTCTTCCACTGAGGAGCCACAGCTAAGAAATGAGGGTAGTGACACTTCCTGCATTCCAACTTTGTACCCCTTTCCATTTTGTTATCGAGGGATGGTGAATCAGACAATGATACCTTCCCCTGGTCAGATGTTTCAGGGTGGCTTCAATGATGTGCAAGCACACACTGCACCCCCATTGCTACCTCAGTACAATCAGTACAATGTTGTTCCTTATATGCCTCTGATACAATCGTTCCCGTGCCTGCCAATGGGTACAAACTCACAATCAAGTCATTCGGCAACGCAATGGTCATCCATGCCCAGCTCTTCTGCACCGGAAGTGAAATCTAGTCGGACAGAAAGAAGAGCAGCTGCATTAGTGAAGTTTAGGCAGAAGAGAAAGGATAGATGCTTTGATAAGAAAATTAGATATGAAAAACGGAAGTCCCTTGCTGAAAGAAGACCACGGGTACGAGGGCAGTTCGCGAAGCAAGTTAATAATGCGGATCTTAATCAAAATATGTTCAGTGGAGGTGATGTTGATTCTGAGGATGACGACGAAGATGGTGAGCCAACATCCAGGGATCTCGATCTTGTCTCTTCTcctgaacagaatgcttctgatTGA
- the LOC122012800 gene encoding two-component response regulator-like PRR1 isoform X2, translated as MGRERGEEEEEGRRRGLEEGVGVADAGRHHVLDRSKVRILLCDNDPKSSQDVLQLLCKCSYQVISVKSARRVIDVLNVQGSEIDIILAEVDLPMVKGFKMMKYIARNKELRHIPIIMMSAQDEISVVVKCLRLGAADYLVKPLRMNELLNLWTHMWRRRRMLNMREKDVFSHDFEMLLSDPSDANTNSTILISDDTDDQYMVMNPESKVLNNPECESNLSPIEATCKNSLDDVQSTLVDSDRAVLAGRLLSLPKKTQLKVGESSAFLSYVKSNAPNRTPNVGVDMNSAPSLPWISEEHSIEVGGTHGNSKLVPEGYTVGNGVETSRRICNIDFQTPLLNQSSSTEEPQLRNEGSDTSCIPTLYPFPFCYRGMVNQTMIPSPGQMFQGGFNDVQAHTAPPLLPQYNQYNVVPYMPLIQSFPCLPMGTNSQSSHSATQWSSMPSSSAPEVKSSRTERRAAALVKFRQKRKDRCFDKKIRYEKRKSLAERRPRVRGQFAKQVNNADLNQNMFSGGDVDSEDDDEDGEPTSRDLDLVSSPEQNASD; from the exons ATGGGACGAGAGAGgggcgaagaggaggaagagggaagGAGGAGAGGCCTCGAAGAAGGTGTTGGTGTTGCTGATGCTGGTCGCCACCATGTCTTGGACCGAAGTAAGGTCAGGATTCTTCTTTGTGATAATGATCCCAAGAGTTCCCAAGATGTTCTACAGCTCCTCTGCAAGTGCTCCTACCAAG TAATTTCTGTGAAATCTGCTAGACGGGTGATTGACGTCCTTAATGTCCAAGGATCAGAAATTGATATCATTCTTGCAGAAGTTGACCTACCAATGGTCAAAGGATTCAAGATGATGAAATATATAGCAAGGAATAAGGAGCTGAGACACATTCCTATTATAA TGATGTCGGCTCAAGATGAGATTTCAGTGGTTGTAAAGTGTTTGCGACTTGGAGCAGCTGATTATTTAGTAAAGCCATTGCGCATGAATGAATTGTTGAACCTCTGGACCCATATGTGGAGAAGGCGGCGCATG CTTAATATGAGAGAGAAGGATGTCTTCAGCCATGATTTTGAGATGCTGTTATCAGATCCTAGTGACGCCAACACAAATAGTACAATTCTTATATCAGATGACACAGATGACCAATATATGGTCATGAATCCAGAATCGAAGGTGTTAAATAATCCTGAATGTGAG TCCAATCTCTCTCCCATCGAGGCTACCTGCAAAAATTCTTTGGACGATGTACAAAGTACTTTAGTTGATTCTGATCGGGCAG TGTTGGCAGGGAGATTGTTATCTTTACCTAAGAAGACCCAGTTAAAAGTTGGTGAATCTTCTGCATTTTTGTCTTATGTTAAGTCAAATGCACCAAACAGAACCCCAAATGTTGGCGTTGACATGAACTCTGCTCCATCACTACCTTGGATTTCTGAAGAGCATTCTATTGAAGTAGGTGGTACTCACGGCAACAGCAAATTGGTGCCAGAAGGTTATACTGTTGGAAATGGTGTCGAAACAAGCAGGAGGATATGCAATATTGACTTTCAGACACCATTATTAAACCAATCTTCTTCCACTGAGGAGCCACAGCTAAGAAATGAGGGTAGTGACACTTCCTGCATTCCAACTTTGTACCCCTTTCCATTTTGTTATCGAGGGATGGTGAATCAGACAATGATACCTTCCCCTGGTCAGATGTTTCAGGGTGGCTTCAATGATGTGCAAGCACACACTGCACCCCCATTGCTACCTCAGTACAATCAGTACAATGTTGTTCCTTATATGCCTCTGATACAATCGTTCCCGTGCCTGCCAATGGGTACAAACTCACAATCAAGTCATTCGGCAACGCAATGGTCATCCATGCCCAGCTCTTCTGCACCGGAAGTGAAATCTAGTCGGACAGAAAGAAGAGCAGCTGCATTAGTGAAGTTTAGGCAGAAGAGAAAGGATAGATGCTTTGATAAGAAAATTAGATATGAAAAACGGAAGTCCCTTGCTGAAAGAAGACCACGGGTACGAGGGCAGTTCGCGAAGCAAGTTAATAATGCGGATCTTAATCAAAATATGTTCAGTGGAGGTGATGTTGATTCTGAGGATGACGACGAAGATGGTGAGCCAACATCCAGGGATCTCGATCTTGTCTCTTCTcctgaacagaatgcttctgatTGA
- the LOC122012800 gene encoding two-component response regulator-like PRR1 isoform X1 — MGRERGEEEEEGRRRGLEEGVGVADAGRHHVLDRSKVRILLCDNDPKSSQDVLQLLCKCSYQVISVKSARRVIDVLNVQGSEIDIILAEVDLPMVKGFKMMKYIARNKELRHIPIIMMSAQDEISVVVKCLRLGAADYLVKPLRMNELLNLWTHMWRRRRMLNMREKDVFSHDFEMLLSDPSDANTNSTILISDDTDDQYMVMNPESKVLNNPECESNLSPIEATCKNSLDDVQSTLVDSDRAGTMSLLVLAGRLLSLPKKTQLKVGESSAFLSYVKSNAPNRTPNVGVDMNSAPSLPWISEEHSIEVGGTHGNSKLVPEGYTVGNGVETSRRICNIDFQTPLLNQSSSTEEPQLRNEGSDTSCIPTLYPFPFCYRGMVNQTMIPSPGQMFQGGFNDVQAHTAPPLLPQYNQYNVVPYMPLIQSFPCLPMGTNSQSSHSATQWSSMPSSSAPEVKSSRTERRAAALVKFRQKRKDRCFDKKIRYEKRKSLAERRPRVRGQFAKQVNNADLNQNMFSGGDVDSEDDDEDGEPTSRDLDLVSSPEQNASD, encoded by the exons ATGGGACGAGAGAGgggcgaagaggaggaagagggaagGAGGAGAGGCCTCGAAGAAGGTGTTGGTGTTGCTGATGCTGGTCGCCACCATGTCTTGGACCGAAGTAAGGTCAGGATTCTTCTTTGTGATAATGATCCCAAGAGTTCCCAAGATGTTCTACAGCTCCTCTGCAAGTGCTCCTACCAAG TAATTTCTGTGAAATCTGCTAGACGGGTGATTGACGTCCTTAATGTCCAAGGATCAGAAATTGATATCATTCTTGCAGAAGTTGACCTACCAATGGTCAAAGGATTCAAGATGATGAAATATATAGCAAGGAATAAGGAGCTGAGACACATTCCTATTATAA TGATGTCGGCTCAAGATGAGATTTCAGTGGTTGTAAAGTGTTTGCGACTTGGAGCAGCTGATTATTTAGTAAAGCCATTGCGCATGAATGAATTGTTGAACCTCTGGACCCATATGTGGAGAAGGCGGCGCATG CTTAATATGAGAGAGAAGGATGTCTTCAGCCATGATTTTGAGATGCTGTTATCAGATCCTAGTGACGCCAACACAAATAGTACAATTCTTATATCAGATGACACAGATGACCAATATATGGTCATGAATCCAGAATCGAAGGTGTTAAATAATCCTGAATGTGAG TCCAATCTCTCTCCCATCGAGGCTACCTGCAAAAATTCTTTGGACGATGTACAAAGTACTTTAGTTGATTCTGATCGGGCAG GAACTATGTCATTGCTAGTGTTGGCAGGGAGATTGTTATCTTTACCTAAGAAGACCCAGTTAAAAGTTGGTGAATCTTCTGCATTTTTGTCTTATGTTAAGTCAAATGCACCAAACAGAACCCCAAATGTTGGCGTTGACATGAACTCTGCTCCATCACTACCTTGGATTTCTGAAGAGCATTCTATTGAAGTAGGTGGTACTCACGGCAACAGCAAATTGGTGCCAGAAGGTTATACTGTTGGAAATGGTGTCGAAACAAGCAGGAGGATATGCAATATTGACTTTCAGACACCATTATTAAACCAATCTTCTTCCACTGAGGAGCCACAGCTAAGAAATGAGGGTAGTGACACTTCCTGCATTCCAACTTTGTACCCCTTTCCATTTTGTTATCGAGGGATGGTGAATCAGACAATGATACCTTCCCCTGGTCAGATGTTTCAGGGTGGCTTCAATGATGTGCAAGCACACACTGCACCCCCATTGCTACCTCAGTACAATCAGTACAATGTTGTTCCTTATATGCCTCTGATACAATCGTTCCCGTGCCTGCCAATGGGTACAAACTCACAATCAAGTCATTCGGCAACGCAATGGTCATCCATGCCCAGCTCTTCTGCACCGGAAGTGAAATCTAGTCGGACAGAAAGAAGAGCAGCTGCATTAGTGAAGTTTAGGCAGAAGAGAAAGGATAGATGCTTTGATAAGAAAATTAGATATGAAAAACGGAAGTCCCTTGCTGAAAGAAGACCACGGGTACGAGGGCAGTTCGCGAAGCAAGTTAATAATGCGGATCTTAATCAAAATATGTTCAGTGGAGGTGATGTTGATTCTGAGGATGACGACGAAGATGGTGAGCCAACATCCAGGGATCTCGATCTTGTCTCTTCTcctgaacagaatgcttctgatTGA
- the LOC122012801 gene encoding uncharacterized protein LOC122012801, giving the protein MARYLSSRSLIRSPAAFTSFCPAFLPSLDASHLLAVRCRSNIPADVNIVEIDLDADGAPGSSEIETLRRRRIVDDAIHGMIVRHFAPDWLPFVPGRSYWVPLQKRPYRVTELIASLADAKLKDPKPRNLLSKEEKMSLTTERGWPSSAYFFGNPSPQVKSPQKSAKAQTDDEDN; this is encoded by the exons ATGGCTCGATATCTCTCCTCCCGATCCTTAATCCGGTCGCCGGCAGCCTTCACGTCGTTCTGCCCCGCCTTCCTCCCCTCCCTCGACGCCTCCCACCTCCTCGCAGTTCGCTGTCGATCCAACATCCCTGCCGATGTGAACATCGTGGAGATCGATCTCGACGCCGACGGCGCGCCCGGATCGAGCGAGATTGAAACCCTACGAAGGCGCCGCATCGTTGATGACGCTATCCACGGCATGATAGTCCGACATTTCGCTCCCGATTGGCTCCCGTTCGTCCCCGGCAGATCCTATTGGGTCCCCCTCCAGAAGCGACCCTACCGCGTCACCGAACTCATCGCTAGTCTTGCGGACGCCAAGCTTAAGGATCCGAAGCCCAGAAACTTGCTCTCGAAGGAGGAGAAGATGTCGCTTACCACCGAGAGGGGTTGGCCGTCTTCGGCCTATTTCTTTGGGA ATCCGTCTCCACAAGTGAAGAGCCCACAAAAATCGGCCAAGGCACAAACTGACGACGAAGACAACTGA
- the LOC122012802 gene encoding NADPH--cytochrome P450 reductase-like produces MDVALATSVALILGFVVFVFLLRRSGGAEDEPPKPLPVKCTAIRTWTTTGRRRPSCSSARRLAPTPSEGFAKAFAEEGKARYEEAAFKVVDFVSLPVQCSYNIRVF; encoded by the exons ATGGACGTCGCCCTCGCCACTTCTGTCGCGCTCATCCTCGGCTTCGTCGTCTTCGTTTTCCTCCTGCGGCGGTCTGGTGGCGCCGAGGATGAGCCGCCTAAGCCATTACCCGTGAAATGTACAGCGATACGGACGTGGACGACGACGGGAAGAAGAAGGCCGTCTTGTTCTTCGGCACGCAGACTGGCACCGACACCGTCCGAGGGGTTCGCTAAG GCGTTTGCTGAGGAGGGCAAGGCGCGTTATGAGGAAGCAGCCTTTAAAGTCGTCGATTTTGTAAGCTTACCTGTGCAATGTTCTTATAACATAAGAGTTTTCTGA